The Naumovozyma dairenensis CBS 421 chromosome 3, complete genome genome has a window encoding:
- the PRO1 gene encoding glutamate 5-kinase (similar to Saccharomyces cerevisiae PRO1 (YDR300C) and YHR033W; ancestral locus Anc_5.318): protein MTMNKTYTLVIKLGSSSLVDEKTKEPKLAIMSLIVETVVKLRRLGHKVIIVSSGGIAVGLKTLNLDKRPKHLAEVQAIAAVGQGRLIGRWDLLFSQFNQRIAQILITRNDIVDWTQYKNAQNTINELLKMGVVPIVNENDTLSISEIKFGXNDTLSAITSALVGADYLFLLTDVDCLYTDNPRTNPDAKPILVVPDLTKGLPGVTTTNGAGSDVGTGGMETKLIAADLATNAGVHTIIMKSDVPANILKIVEYMQTLDLDGDSRKLKFGTTNIDLAALQEKELTKLNSLNVPLHTKFIANDNLHHLKNREFWILHGLVTRGSIIIDQGAYNALTRKNKAGLLPVGIIDIEGTFHELECVDLKLGKKLENGELDPSVPLVTVGRARCNYTSIELSKIKGLQSDQIEDVLGYADSEYAAHRENLAFPPHT, encoded by the coding sequence ATGACAATGAATAAAACATACACGTTAGTGATCAAGTTAGGTTCATCCTCCTTAGTGGATGAAAAGACCAAAGAACCAAAACTGGCAATCATGTCCCTAATAGTGGAAACAGTAGTGAAATTAAGACGTTTAGGTCACAAAGTCATCATTGTTTCCAGTGGTGGTATCGCTGTTGGATTAAAGACTCTAAATTTGGATAAAAGACCAAAACATCTGGCTGAAGTACAAGCTATCGCTGCTGTCGGTCAAGGTAGGTTGATTGGTAGATGGGATCTTTTATTCTCTCAATTTAATCAACGGATCGCTCAAATTCTTATCACGAGAAATGATATCGTTGATTGGACTCAATATAAGAATGCTCAGAATactattaatgaattgttgaaaatgGGGGTTGTACCAATcgttaatgaaaatgatacgTTGTCTATTAGTGAGATTAAATTTGGAGNTAATGATACTTTGTCAGCAATTACTTCCGCATTGGTCGGCGCAGAttatttgttcttgttaACTGATGTGGATTGTCTGTATACCGATAATCCAAGAACAAATCCAGATGCTAAACCTATATTGGTTGTACCAGATTTAACAAAGGGATTACCAGGTGTTACTACGACAAATGGCGCTGGTTCAGATGTCGGCACTGGTGGTATGGAAACCAAATTGATAGCAGCGGATCTGGCTACCAATGCCGGGGTACATacaattattatgaagAGTGACGTTCCTGctaatatattgaaaattgttgaatatATGCAAACTTTAGATTTGGATGGAGATAGtaggaaattgaaatttggtACCACTAACATAGATTTAGCTGCTCttcaagaaaaggaattgaCGAAActaaattctttaaatgtCCCATTGCATACTAAATTCATtgctaatgataatttacatcatttgaaaaacaGAGAATTTTGGATACTGCACGGTCTTGTCACAAGAGGTTCTATCATTATTGATCAAGGTGCATATAATGCTTTGACACGTAAAAATAAAGCTGGATTATTACCTGTCGGAATCATTGATATAGAAGGAACTTTCCATGAACTAGAATGtgttgatttgaaattaggtaaaaaattagaaaatggGGAATTAGATCCATCTGTTCCTCTAGTAACTGTTGGTAGAGCTAGATGTAATTATACAAGTATCGAATTAAGCAAGATTAAAGGTTTACAAAGTGatcaaattgaagatgTACTAGGTTATGCTGATAGTGAATATGCAGCTCATAGAGAAAACTTAGCATTTCCTCCTCAtacataa
- the CFT1 gene encoding cleavage/polyadenylation factor CFT1 (similar to Saccharomyces cerevisiae CFT1 (YDR301W); ancestral locus Anc_5.319), whose amino-acid sequence MNVYDDVLDPTVVSHSITGHFTTRAELELLVIRTNILSIYHLETILSPRSNTSSSQLETIEDATVTTSKQAKLFLINEFKLNGKVQDIASIPLGNSSSLECILLSTGTAKLSILNFDPSINSFETLSLHYYEEKFKDISLVSLAKKSQLRMDPLNRCLLMFNNDVMALLPLHSNNEDEEEEEEDENEEDEVLDNYEANLSKTSPNKRIKYNNNQFEGKSKIFNINKLHEDVKNISDIQFLNNFNKPTIAVLYQPTLTWAGNVQLNPLPTHFMIFTLDILSENSTNNANHTTENNNNDLNLIIIAKLKELAWDWFKIIPISNGCVVIGNNEIAYIDNTGVLQSIILLNSFADKNLKKTRIIDESKFQIFFNENVTHVWSPSTSKNKTTEDDETLLLMDAQSNLYYVRLEAEGRLLTKFDIINLPIVNDVLRENCNPTCISRLDSNATNSTMDLFIGFLSGDSLVVRLNNLKSAIDTRDEHSESNEHTQLNGFDEEDEDNLYSDDEVDVEDARSKRDMETIIHTVQPFDIEYLTSLKNIGPITSLTVGKVSSLDLNVKGLQNPNKNEFSIVTTSGNSTGSHLNVIQQTVQPIVEKALKFISVTQIWNLKIKNKDKYLVTTDSTKSKSDIYDIDNNFSLHKEGRLRRDATTVYIAMFGDGKRVVQITTNHLYLFDTNFRRLTAIKFDFEVVHVSVMDPYILITVSRGDIKIYELDATHKRKLFRVDLPDILKEMVITSGVILKSNMCNEFLNPSDDSDEEHLLFTFVTADNQIIFFTRQHNDRIFQLNGVDQLKESLFVSTYQLPDEVIPDPSIKQVMINKIGQNNKEEYLTILTFGGEIYQYKKSSSRHSRFFKSITRSGLAITGAPNNAYAKGVSSIERVMHYISDYNGYSVIFITGSVPYMLIREDDSVPRIFQFANLSIVSMARWGKNSIMCVDNLKNARIYGLDHANIYYGNKLSIRKIKISDSLEDYMTLTKITYHEKTQMFLVSYAKETEYDALGEDDERIVGYDEDVPHAKSFQSGVLLINPLTWNVIDSKTFGKNTLVNDMRSMLIQVNSKARRKREYIIAGVTHIGTEDLPPTGAFHIYDITEVVPEPGKPDTNYRLKEVFKEEVRGIVSTVCEISGRFLVNQSQKVMVRDAQEDNSVVPVAFLDIPVFINDAKSFGDFLILGDAMQGLHFIGFDAEPYRMINLGKSVTKFETVSVEFVVNGGDLYFALTDRNNILHVLKYAPDELNSLSGQKLVHCSSFNLFSGNSSLLLLPKNEEFEDTKNAPLTFQTIGGQVDGSIFKVIPLREDTYRRLYVIQQHMNDKEPQLGGLNPRMERLSNEYYQLCHVMRPMLDFNIIRRFSELPIDRRTRVAKRAGQRAHYEIWRDMINVEFSLRSLRAND is encoded by the coding sequence ATGAATGTATATGATGACGTCTTGGATCCAACTGTCGTGTCTCATTCAATAACAGGACATTTCACCACAAGGGCAGAACTAGAATTGTTAGTAATAAGAACGAacattctttcaatttatcatctGGAAACAATACTGTCTCCTCGGAGCAATACCTCCTCCTCTCAACTCGAAACAATCGAAGATGCTACAGTAACTACATCAAAACAAGCGAAATTGTTCCTcatcaatgaattcaaGCTCAATGGTAAAGTACAAGATATAGCATCAATACCTCTAGggaattcatcatcattagaATGTATACTACTCTCTACAGGGACAgcaaaattatcaatattgaACTTTGATCCATCTATAAACTCATTCGAAACTTTAAGCTTACATTACTATGaggaaaaattcaaagatattTCATTGGTTTCATTAGCAAAAAAATCACAATTAAGAATGGACCCATTAAATAGATGTCTCCTCATGTTCAACAATGATGTAATGGCATTATTACCCTTACATTCCAATAatgaagacgaagaagaagaagaagaagacgagaatgaagaagatgaggTATTGGATAATTATGAAGCTAACTTATCGAAAACAAGTCCCAATAagagaataaaatataataataatcaatttgAAGGGAAGAGtaaaatcttcaatataaataaattacatGAAGACgttaaaaatatttcagacattcaatttctaaataatttcaataaaccAACAATCGCTGTCTTATATCAACCAACATTGACTTGGGCTGGTAATGTTCAATTAAACCCCTTGCCCACTCATTTCATGATATTCACTTTAGATATCCTATCGGAAAACAGTACAAACAATGCGAATCACACAACGGagaacaataataatgatcttAATTTGATCATTATTGccaaattgaaagaattagcGTGGGATTGGTTCAAAATAATCCCCATATCAAACGGATGTGTCGTCATTGGGAACAATGAAATAGCATATATAGATAATACAGGCGTATTACAATCTATAATCTTACTAAATTCATTCGCtgataaaaatttgaaaaagacAAGGATCATTGATGAATctaaatttcaaatattttttaatgagAACGTTACTCATGTTTGGTCACCTTCCACaagtaaaaataaaactacGGAAGATGATGAGACATTGTTACTTATGGACGCTCAGTCGAATCTATATTATGTTCGTTTGGAAGCGGAGGGAAGATTATTGACGAAATTCGATATTATTAACTTACCTATCGTTAACGATGTCCTGAGGGAAAATTGTAACCCAACATGTATCTCAAGATTGGATTCTAATGcaacaaattcaacaatGGACCTTTTCATCGGGTTCTTGTCTGGTGATAGTTTGGTAGTTAGgttgaataatttgaaatctGCAATAGATACGAGAGATGAACATAGTGAAAGTAATGAGCATACACAATTGAACggatttgatgaagaagatgaagataatttaTACTCAGACGATGAGGTTGATGTGGAGGATGCTCGTTCAAAACGTGATATGGAAACTATAATTCATACTGTCCAACCATTCGacattgaatatttaacttcattaaagaatattgGTCCTATTACATCCTTAACTGTGGGGAAAGTTAGTTCTTTGGATTTAAATGTCAAAGGTTTACAAAACcctaataaaaatgaattttcCATAGTGACTACGTCAGGTAATTCAACTGGTTCTCATTTAAACGTAATTCAACAAACTGTACAACCAATTGTGGAAAAAGctttgaaatttataaGTGTGACTCAAATCtggaatttgaaaataaaaaataaagataaatatttagtTACTACAGATTCAACAAAATCTAAAAGTGATATTTATGATATTgacaataatttttcactgCATAAAGAAGGTCGTTTGAGGAGAGACGCAACGACAGTTTATATAGCCATGTTTGGCGACGGTAAGAGAGTAGTACAAATCACCACCAACCATTTATATTTGTTCGATACTAATTTTAGAAGATTGACGGCaataaaatttgatttcGAAGTAGTTCATGTCTCTGTAATGGATCCTTACATTTTAATTACCGTCTCCAGAGGTGATATCAAAATCTATGAATTAGATGCTACacataaaagaaaattatttagaGTGGATTTACcagatattttgaaagaaatggtTATAACTTCCGGTGTTATACTGAAGAGTAATATGtgtaatgaatttttaaatcCTTCTGACGATTCTGATGAAGAACATCTTCTTTTCACCTTCGTAACAGCAGATAATcaaattatattctttaccAGACAACATAATGATCGAATTTTCCAATTAAATGGCGTCGatcaattaaaagaaaGTCTTTTCGTTAGCACATATCAATTACCAGACGAAGTGATACCCGATCCATCTATAAAACAAGTTatgataaataaaatagggcaaaataataaagaagaatatttaacTATTTTAACATTCGGAGGTGAAATTTACCAATacaaaaaatcatcaagTAGACATAGTAGATTCTTTAAGAGCATCACAAGAAGTGGTTTAGCTATTACGGGTGCACCAAATAACGCATATGCCAAAGGTGTAAGCTCTATTGAAAGAGTTATGCATTATATATCAGATTACAATGGATATTCAGTAATTTTCATTACAGGTAGCGTTCCTTATATGCTAATACGAGAAGATGATTCTGTTCCTagaattttccaatttgcAAATCTATCAATCGTTTCCATGGCAAGGTGGGGCAAAAACTCAATAATGTGtgttgataatttaaaaaatgcAAGAATTTATGGACTCGATCATgctaatatatattatggTAATAAGCTTTCAATACGAAAGATTAAAATTAGTGATTCATTAGAAGATTATATGACCCTTACGAAGATAACTTACCATGAAAAGACACAAATGTTTTTAGTTTCGTATGCTAAAGAAACGGAATATGATGCGTTaggtgaagatgatgaaagaaTTGTAGGTTATGATGAGGATGTACCGCATGCAAAATCTTTCCAAAGTGGTGTTCTATTGATTAACCCCTTGACTTGGAATGTTATTGACTCTAAAACCTTTGGCAAAAACACATTGGTAAATGATATGCGTTCAATGCTAATTCAAGTGAATTCAAAAGCAAGAAGGAAGAGGGAATATATAATAGCAGGTGTAACACATATTGGCACTGAAGATTTACCACCAACTGGAGCATTCCACATTTATGATATAACAGAAGTTGTCCCTGAACCTGGTAAGCCAGATACCAACTATAGGCTTAAAGAAgttttcaaagaagaagtaaGGGGAATTGTGAGTACTGTTTGTGAGATAAGTGGTAGGTTTTTGGTAAATCAAAGTCAAAAAGTAATGGTTAGAGATGCTCAAGAAGATAACTCTGTGGTTCCCGTTGCATTCTTAGATATCCCTGTTTTTATCAATGATGCAAAAAGTTTTGGtgattttttaatattagGTGATGCTATGCAAGGGTTACATTTTATTGGGTTTGATGCTGAACCATATAGAATGATCAATCTTGGTAAATCTGTAACCAAATTCGAAACTGTTTCAGTGGAATTTGTAGTAAATGGTGGAGATCTTTATTTTGCTCTTACTGAtaggaataatattttacaTGTTCTCAAGTATGCGCCAGACGAATTGAATTCTCTTTCTGGTCAAAAACTAGTCCATTGTTCTAGTTTTAATCTCTTTTCCGGTAATTCATCTCTTCTCTTACTGCctaaaaatgaagaatttgagGACACAAAGAATGCACCACTGACGTTCCAAACTATCGGTGGCCAAGTTGATGGATCTATCTTTAAGGTAATACCATTAAGAGAAGATACATATAGAAGACTATATGTTATTCAACAACACATGAATGATAAAGAACCCCAGTTAGGTGGGTTGAACCCCAGAATGGAGAGATTAAGTAATGAATACTACCAACTTTGTCATGTTATGAGACCAATGCTAGATTTTAACATTATACGAAGGTTTTCCGAGCTACCTATTGATAGAAGGACAAGAGTTGCAAAGAGAGCCGGTCAAAGAGCCCATTATGAAATATGGAGAGATATGATTAACGTCgaattttctttaagaTCTTTGCGTGCGAATGACTAG
- the RNH202 gene encoding Rnh202p (similar to Saccharomyces cerevisiae RNH202 (YDR279W); ancestral locus Anc_5.288), whose amino-acid sequence MTVEKLEPKHIVILPKSITQLNDAETEKDIEIFTLPHPTNNPTKSRIPIIQNITTNETFQLISHSFSKGSKYTHQFDLANGKYHYTNDDSPIKSTFLIDENDRSQGYIMESSYFQFSTKYDITYNLIGFLYRKTEVVENENDYVKALPSNDNENNMESITSDRFLTLRDFHDTLVDSHDKNWSKISLNVLENALNKICDCIQEAGDTYYKINPVKITEFLVRKVEKINDNFPKSIPIPYDYREDIKESMKTVLSCNLLISLIPKRVYDDLIQFHPDENSTVQLSIKDAHASYIKYKEERRVTSREKEILLKSVTTVGLNNGTTTKGKIVKKKTTIVKKKVAKGKGAIDGFFKAKKK is encoded by the coding sequence atgacagttgaaaaattagaacCAAAACATATTGTAATTTTACCGAAATCCATAACACAATTGAATGACGCAGAAACtgaaaaagatattgaaatattcacATTACCGCATCCAACAAACAATCCAACAAAATCACGAATCCCCATAATTCAAAACATAACCACGAATGAAACATTCCAATTAATATCACATAGTTTCAGTAAAGGTTCTAAATATACTCATCAATTTGATCTAGCTAATGGGAAATATCACTATACTAATGATGATTCACCTATTAAGTCTACATTcttaattgatgaaaatgatagaTCGCAAGGTTACATTATGGAATCAagttattttcaattttcaaCAAAATATGATATTACCTATAATTTAATTGGATTTCTCTATAGGAAGACTGAAGttgttgaaaatgaaaatgattaCGTAAAAGCATTACcatctaatgataatgaaaacaaCATGGAGAGTATAACAAGTGATAGGTTTTTAACATTGAGGGACTTCCATGATACTTTGGTCGATTCCCATGATAAGAATTGGAGTAAAATATCGTTAAATGTTTTAGAAAATgcattaaataaaatttgtGATTGTATTCAAGAAGCTGGTGATACATATTACAAAATTAATCCAGTGAAGATTACAGAATTTCTAGTTCGTAAAGTGGAAAAGATAAACGATAATTTCCCGAAAAGTATACCGATTCCTTATGATTATAGAGaagatataaaagaaaGTATGAAAACTGTATTATCAtgtaatttattgatttctttgatacCGAAAAGGGTTTATGATGATTTGATACAATTCCATCCAGATGAAAATAGTACTGTTCAACTTTCCATTAAAGATGCACATGCTTCATACATAAAATATAaggaagaaagaagagTTACTTCTagagaaaaggaaatacTTTTAAAATCTGTTACAACTGTCGGCCTAAACAATGGGACAACTACTAAAGGGAAAATAgttaaaaagaaaactacAATAGTTAAGAAAAAAGTCGCGAAAGGGAAAGGAGCAATCGATGGCTTTTTTAAAgcgaagaagaaataa
- the ERG8 gene encoding phosphomevalonate kinase (similar to Saccharomyces cerevisiae ERG8 (YMR220W); ancestral locus Anc_8.737) has translation MDTNARVFSAPGKALLVGGYLVLDPRYKSYVVALSARMHAMVSTARPMDQNKTSITVCSPQFNNEKWTYNLLQGQLSVDGTNKSKNLFIECGIRNALDYFDIQNSMGFDINIDIFSDPAYHSSQGSIMKQNGMKRFNFFNSSISEVPKTGLGSSAGLVTVLTTALFSVFDPNLDLTIDITLRKIHNLSQVSHCQAQGKIGSGFDVAAATFGSIAYQRFEPNLISDLPERNLSAKDYNVSLQHLINDTDWKFTVEPVKLPDQLRLFLGDVNSGSETVKLVTKVKNWYNLNLPKSQEIYKEINAGNMAFIASLNEMNQLSLTNPEKYKVLINNLNKSNKYEDPIVLQMRESIAKIRDNFRLITRESGAEIEPPVQTELLDTCMNLNGVLVACIPGAGGYDAIALLTTEMTNLDSQTKGKEEFSNVTWLDLQQVDIGLKEEEVVAYLNLQ, from the coding sequence ATGGATACAAACGCAAGGGTATTTAGTGCGCCTGGGAAGGCATTACTGGTAGGTGGGTATCTAGTACTAGATCCCAGATATAAATCCTATGTGGTGGCATTGTCAGCTAGAATGCATGCCATGGTTTCAACAGCTCGACCAATGGACCAAAATAAGACAAGTATCACTGTTTGCAGTCCACAATTCAATAACGAGAAATGGACATATAATTTGCTACAAGGTCAATTGTCTGTGGATGGAACTAATAAATCGAAAAATCTATTTATTGAATGCGGTATAAGAAATGCATTGGATTATTTTGATATCCAAAACTCAATGGGATTCGATATCAATATTGATATCTTTTCTGATCCGGCATATCACTCTTCTCAGGGGAGTATTATGAAACAAAACGGTATGAAGagattcaattttttcaattcttccaTATCAGAGGTGCCTAAGACTGGTTTAGGATCGTCAGCAGGATTAGTTACTGTATTAACCACCGCATTATTTTCTGTTTTTGACCCAAATTTAGATCTCACAATTGATATTACATTAAGGAAAATTCATAATTTATCTCAAGTAAGTCATTGTCAAGCACAGGGGAAAATTGGCAGTGGGTTTGACGTGGCTGCTGCCACGTTTGGATCCATTGCTTACCAAAGGTTTGAaccaaatttaatatctGATTTACCTGAACGAAATTTATCAGCGAAGGACTATAACGTATCCTTACAACATTTAATAAACGATACAGATTGGAAATTTACTGTAGAACCCGTTAAATTACCTGACCAACTACGTTTGTTTCTTGGAGATGTGAATAGTGGTTCTGAAACTGTCAAGTTGGTTACTAAAGTTAAAAATTGgtataatttgaatttaccAAAAAGTCAAGAAATATACAAGGAAATAAATGCAGGAAATATGGCTTTTATTGCGTctttaaatgaaatgaatcaattaaGTCTTACAAATcctgaaaaatataaagtatTAATCAATAATCTAAATAAATCCAACAAATATGAAGACCCGATTGTATTACAAATGAGAGAGTCGATTGCTAAGATCCGTGATAATTTTAGGTTGATTACTAGGGAATCAGGCGCTGAAATTGAACCACCAGTCCAAactgaattattagatacATGCATGAACCTAAATGGGGTATTGGTGGCATGTATTCCTGGTGCAGGTGGGTACGATGCAATTGCCTTGCTGACGACAGAAATGACCAATTTAGATTCACAAACGAAAGGGAAAGAAGAGTTCTCCAACGTTACATGGCTGGATCTTCAACAGGTTGATATTGGTctgaaagaagaagaagtagtAGCTTATCTGAATTTACAATAG
- the NDAI0C04140 gene encoding uncharacterized protein (similar to Saccharomyces cerevisiae RFM1 (YOR279C); ancestral locus Anc_8.738) — MLSADVDKVLSLELPSSTELDWSPLALLEEKKRDLNMKIKELLSTIHERQFQSFDDYFLMHYHKYELTANTEPCVDETSVVEEDEHKNPMMIDTSDLQKNRVTAGLSMDSIIPDMVQRRSAKSIVKDNEEISGKIRKLKHIPSLPSVVVPKIRKPYRISDTLLPGNAKSKLEHDTTLLYPINNPVSLEEVFSNDKIKLLLSKFP, encoded by the coding sequence ATGCTATCTGCTGATGTAGATAAAGTATTGTCGTTAGAACTACCGTCTTCGACTGAATTGGATTGGTCCCCGTTGGCTCTCttagaagagaaaaagagAGATTTAAACAtgaaaatcaaagaattattatctacTATTCATGAACGTCAATTCCAAAGTTTCGACGATTATTTCTTGATGCATTATCATAAGTACGAACTTACTGCCAACACGGAACCATGTGTTGACGAAACGAGTGtagttgaagaagatgaacaTAAAAACCCAATGATGATTGATACCTctgatttacaaaaaaatagagTAACAGCTGGTCTCTCAATGGATTCAATCATCCCAGATATGGTTCAAAGAAGATCAGCGAAGTCAATCgttaaagataatgaagaaatatcGGGTAAAATAAGGAAACTTAAACATATTCCCTCTTTACCTAGCGTTGTCGTTCCCAAAATTAGAAAGCCATATAGAATTTCTGATACTTTATTACCTGGAAACGCAAAATCTAAACTAGAACATGATACCACGTTGTTATATCCAATTAATAATCCAGTTAGCTTAGAAGAAGTCTTCtcaaatgataaaatcaAGCTCCTTTTATCTAAGTTTCCTTAA
- the BFR2 gene encoding rRNA-processing protein BFR2 (similar to Saccharomyces cerevisiae BFR2 (YDR299W); ancestral locus Anc_5.316): MTKKQVLLADKIASKINRPKIQDFDIEDEEHFTTSKSKDVFQHKSDDGSSNSDSDIDNEGEDELEKAHYLEVGKSKLRADTLELNDTKYHGAVGSRKDLFNNEEPSRDELSEQDDEENSSDALSFKTDSEDEIMDVNDNGNDSESSNNEEEEEREDNDEELQRLRLAKLIKQETKQSMNKLSQSIQRDASKGYSITKQNKLFDNIIDLRIKLQKAVTNANKLPITKESWEQYEQDNNKSNSLLTENSNLLTKVLSQLIDFRKDIQKFDNINQNNGEEHEEMKATDKKRTFKSLTNETNQLDSNLQKYRKVVLHKWSKKIDATSGNSALSSNKFKSINQPTDIQVENQLSDLTRLRKRTLLNRRNVIPLGFQSDLKANRLQYFNEMTNQEGNNDKEEEDENLDIPKNYDPRRKDNNAIDTTENPYIFDDEDFYRVLLNDMVDKKIANVQNNNGSANNNSANVAVTLTSRSNNKLKKNIDTKASKGRKLNYSIQESIANYETPINNGNYKWNDDQIDEFFAGLLGQRINFNEDDEEEEENNNDEEQQEDVEAIKNDDIQIFG; encoded by the coding sequence ATGACTAAAAAACAAGTACTATTGGCGGACAAGATTGCCAGCAAAATCAATAGACCAAAGATTCAGGATTTCGAtatagaagatgaagagCACTTCACCACGTCAAAAAGCAAAGATGTTTTCCAACATAAATCCGATGATGGGTCCTCAAATTCAGATTCAGATATAGATAACGAGggtgaagatgaattggaaaaggCTCATTATTTGGAGGTtggaaaatcaaaattgaGGGCTGATACTcttgaattgaatgataCTAAATATCACGGTGCTGTTGGTTCAAGAAAGgatcttttcaataacGAGGAGCCTTCAAGAGATGAACTTTCAgaacaagatgatgaagaaaatagcAGTGATGCGTTATCTTTCAAGACGGAttctgaagatgaaataaTGGATGTAAATGACAACGGAAATGATTCCGAATCTAGTAAcaatgaagaggaagaagagcGTGAGGATAACGACGAAGAACTGCAAAGACTTCGTCTTGCTAAATTGATCAAACAAGAGACAAAACaatcaatgaataaattatctCAATCCATTCAACGTGACGCTTCTAAAGGTTATTCCATCACcaaacaaaataaattgtttgataatattatagatttaagaattaaattacaaaaagcTGTAACAAATGCAAACAAATTACCTATAACAAAGGAATCATGGGAGCAATATGaacaagataataataaatcaaattcattattgacAGAAAATTCAAACTTATTAACCAAAGTTTTATCACAATTAATAGATTTTAGAAAAGacattcaaaaatttgataacataaatcaaaacaatGGTGAAGAACATGAGGAAATGAAAGCCACCGACAAGAAGAGAACATTCAAATCACTAACAAACGAAACAAACCAGTTAGATTCAAACTTACAAAAATATAGGAAAGTCGTCTTACATAAATGGTCTAAGAAGATCGATGCAACATCGGGTAATTCCGCATTATCATCTAATAAGTTTAAATCCATAAATCAACCAACTGATATTCAAGTGGAAAATCAATTATCTGATTTGACAAGATTAAGGAAACGAACTTTATTAAATAGAAGAAATGTCATCCCATTAGGTTTTCAATCTGACTTGAAAGCAAACAGATTGcaatattttaatgaaatgaCAAATCAAGAAGGTAACAAcgataaagaagaagaggatgaGAATTTAGATATCCCAAAGAATTATGACCCAAGAAggaaagataataatgccATTGATACTACTGAAAATCCATACATTttcgatgatgaagatttcTACCGTGTATTATTGAACGATATGGTTGATAAGAAAATTGCAAACGTTCAAAATAACAACGGTTctgcaaataataatagtgcCAATGTTGCAGTGACGTTGACTTCTCGttccaataataaattaaagaaaaacattGATACTAAGGCATCTAAGGGTAGGAAATTAAACTATTCCATTCAAGAATCGATCGCTAATTATGAAACTCcaataaataatggtaattaTAAGTGGAATGATGATCAAATTGACGAATTCTTTGCAGGTTTATTGGGtcaaagaattaatttcaacgaagatgatgaagaagaagaagagaataataatgatgaagaacaaCAGGAAGATGTTGAAGCCATCAAGAATGACGACATTCAAATTTTCGGTTGA